One part of the Xylanimonas allomyrinae genome encodes these proteins:
- the efeU gene encoding iron uptake transporter permease EfeU has protein sequence MLANFLIGLREGLEASLVVGILVAYLIKSDRRERLPQLWFGIGAAVLVSLGFGALLTFGPQGLTFEAQEAIGGSLSIVAVGLITWMIFWMGKTARFLKANLHHKLDDAVDAGRWAVAVMALLAVGREGLETALFLWAGAQATGASTRPLLGAVLGLAVAVVLGWLVYRGAVRLNLRTFFSWTGVLLIVIAAGVLAYGVHDLQEAGILPGLNALAFDVSAQVPPSSWYGTLLKGVFNFSPATTWLEAVAWVAFAVPTLVVFVRTAFGRPRHPAPATTPAAQQTVSA, from the coding sequence ATGCTCGCGAACTTCCTCATCGGACTGCGCGAAGGCCTGGAGGCCTCGCTCGTCGTGGGCATCCTCGTGGCCTACCTCATCAAGTCCGACCGGCGCGAGCGCCTCCCCCAGCTCTGGTTCGGCATCGGCGCCGCCGTCCTGGTCTCGCTCGGCTTCGGCGCGCTGCTCACGTTCGGCCCCCAGGGCCTGACGTTCGAGGCGCAGGAGGCCATCGGCGGTTCCCTGTCGATCGTCGCCGTCGGGCTCATCACGTGGATGATCTTCTGGATGGGCAAGACCGCCCGGTTCCTCAAGGCCAACCTGCACCACAAGCTCGACGACGCCGTCGACGCCGGGCGCTGGGCCGTCGCCGTCATGGCGCTGCTCGCCGTCGGCCGCGAAGGCCTGGAGACCGCGTTGTTCCTCTGGGCCGGCGCACAGGCCACGGGCGCCTCGACGCGACCGCTGCTGGGCGCCGTGCTGGGGCTCGCCGTCGCAGTCGTGCTCGGCTGGCTCGTCTACCGCGGGGCCGTGCGGCTCAACCTGCGCACGTTCTTCTCCTGGACGGGCGTGCTGCTCATCGTCATCGCCGCCGGAGTGCTCGCCTACGGCGTCCACGACCTGCAGGAGGCGGGCATCCTGCCGGGGCTCAACGCCCTCGCGTTCGACGTGTCCGCGCAGGTCCCGCCGTCGTCGTGGTACGGCACGCTGCTCAAGGGCGTCTTCAACTTCTCCCCCGCCACCACGTGGCTGGAGGCCGTCGCCTGGGTCGCGTTCGCCGTGCCGACGCTCGTGGTGTTCGTGCGGACGGCGTTCGGCCGGCCCCGGCACCCCGCC
- a CDS encoding NUDIX domain-containing protein, producing the protein MLIPGRGAVHRHGGDGWVACTFPGGDDAAHRHWGLFGAAGLMLVRRSPEGVVSDVVLQHRALWSHHGGTWGVPGGALDTGESAVAGALRESREEAGIDPAHVRVVGTHVLDHGVWQYTTVVGEVADGADVVPSANDPESLEVRWVGVGELGSLRLLPAFEAALPALWRVAAGE; encoded by the coding sequence ATGCTCATCCCCGGCCGCGGCGCGGTCCACCGTCACGGTGGTGACGGCTGGGTCGCGTGCACCTTCCCGGGCGGCGACGACGCCGCCCACCGCCACTGGGGCCTGTTCGGCGCCGCGGGCCTGATGCTGGTGCGCCGCTCGCCCGAGGGCGTGGTGAGCGACGTCGTGCTGCAGCACCGGGCGCTGTGGTCGCATCACGGCGGCACGTGGGGCGTGCCGGGCGGGGCGCTCGACACGGGCGAGAGCGCCGTGGCGGGTGCGCTGCGCGAGTCGCGCGAGGAGGCCGGCATCGACCCGGCGCACGTGCGCGTGGTGGGCACGCACGTGCTCGACCACGGCGTGTGGCAGTACACGACGGTGGTGGGCGAGGTCGCCGACGGCGCCGACGTCGTCCCGTCGGCGAACGATCCGGAGAGCCTGGAGGTGCGCTGGGTGGGGGTCGGCGAGCTCGGTTCGCTGCGGCTGCTGCCCGCGTTCGAGGCGGCGCTGCCGGCGTTGTGGCGGGTCGCGGCCGGAGAATAA